The genomic window GGATCTGTCGAGTCCATCAGTGCAGAAACTTCGCGCACGCGGGGTGCGAAATCCTCAGGCCGAAATCGGCTCGGATCGAACGCCGCATCACGCGCGTAGAAATATTGAATTGCGCCGCTGCCATAGAGCCAGGCACGGCTGCTGGTCGGCCCGACCGGCAACGACTGTCGCGCTGTACCGGTCTGCCAGCTGACATAGCCACCTACAGGTCCGGTGCCGGACGCTGCCTCGCCGCCCCAGCCCCAACCCGGGTAGCTGCGAATGCCATTGGCCAGCGGGAAGCTGAATTCATACGGTGCATGCAGCGTTCGCACCGCCTGAACCTGCGCATCGCTCAGGCAGTCGGTCGTGGCTGAACCCGCGCAGCGTAATGTCGCAGGATCGAACAGCTCGCCGCACGCCATAGGGTTGCCGACGATGCCATCGACCAGTCCGTCGAGCGCATCGCAGCGGGCCAGAACTGCGCTTGCCAGCAGCTTGACGAGCGGTGGCGGCAACCAGCCATCGCCGGTTTGGGTGACACCCATTCGCGTGCCGGCTGCCTGCAGGCCGGTCCAGTTGATGACCGGCACGCGGCTGAAGATGCCGTCGAAATCCTGCGGATAGCGCTGGGCCAGCATCAGCCCTTCGCGGCCGCCCTCGGAGCTGCCCATGAAGTAGAGCTTGGCCGGACCTTGCCCATAGCGGCGCTTCATCAGATCCACCGAAACGTCGCGCACTTTCTTGTACGACGCGTGCGCGAAATTGACGAGCGCCTCGTCGTTGAGCGCGAAGGCCTGGAGCGCGACACCGGGCGCGTTCTGGTGGCCCGAGTCGGTACCGACGGTGACGAATCCGCGCGCCAGCGGCGACGGCTGATCGATGCGCGCAGAAGGTGGCAACCCGACCGC from Variovorax sp. PAMC28562 includes these protein-coding regions:
- a CDS encoding tannase/feruloyl esterase family alpha/beta hydrolase, translated to MKQSTTAWARAGAAPLAALASLTVALLAGCADTGSVRAVADPAAACAAMMQPIPAAAIGLPSSGAVIESATLVSASELSLTNPLPFVPPPPEVVVVPATPQYCRVLGAVQPVDPAAPPIRFQVNLPSQWNGRSLQYGGGGFNGALVNAVGLPPSARIDQPSPLARGFVTVGTDSGHQNAPGVALQAFALNDEALVNFAHASYKKVRDVSVDLMKRRYGQGPAKLYFMGSSEGGREGLMLAQRYPQDFDGIFSRVPVINWTGLQAAGTRMGVTQTGDGWLPPPLVKLLASAVLARCDALDGLVDGIVGNPMACGELFDPATLRCAGSATTDCLSDAQVQAVRTLHAPYEFSFPLANGIRSYPGWGWGGEAASGTGPVGGYVSWQTGTARQSLPVGPTSSRAWLYGSGAIQYFYARDAAFDPSRFRPEDFAPRVREVSALMDSTDPDLSAFRARGGKLVISEHLADYAQNPYAGIDYYRSVVARMGQESADSFVRLYTTPGADHVGTGAPVSVDMLQTLTDWVERAHAPQDLVQVDLRAVAPFAETLARPMCRWPTLVKYRGQGDPRRAASFECATP